A window of Tripterygium wilfordii isolate XIE 37 chromosome 7, ASM1340144v1, whole genome shotgun sequence contains these coding sequences:
- the LOC120001911 gene encoding pentatricopeptide repeat-containing protein At3g46790, chloroplastic translates to MRAFYTPQAAQPPSHTSFFHNPNHLHLKPQNCTVALNSPNSSTSSAAIKTTDHNNLFIQSLCKQGNLKQAIKVLAREPYPTQHTYELLILACIHLNSISDGQFVHHHLLDNGFDEDPFLATKLINMYSELDAIDDAREVFDQIPHRTIYVWNALFRALSLASKGEECLESYRRMNKIGIPSDRFTYTYVLKACVVSGCSVSLLKKGKEIHGHILRHGYEANVHVMTTLLDMYARFGCVSYANHLFREMSGRRNVVSWSAMIACYTKNGMPFEALGVFREMMTKTNDSIPNSVTMVSVLQACAALAALEQGRLIHAYILRRGLDSILPLISALVIMYARCGKLEQGQWVFDKMDRRDVVSWNSLISSYGIHGFGKEAIQVFEEMIHHGVSPSPITFVSVLGACSHAGLVEEGKMLFDSMSKEHGIYPSVEHYACMVDLLGRANRLDEAAKLIQDMRIEPGIKVWASLLGSCRIHCNVELAEMASNRLFKLEPANAGNYVLLADVYAEAGMWDEVKRVKKLLEARGLQKVPGQSWIEVRRKIYSFLTVDESSPQKEQLHALVVKLSKEMKEKGYVPQTKVVLYDLDAEEKERIVLGHSEKLAVAFGLINTSHGEPIRITKNLRLCEDCHSFTKFVSKFTSKEILVRDANRFHHFTNGVCSCGDYW, encoded by the coding sequence ATGAGGGCGTTTTACACTCCACAAGCTGCCCAACCACCTTCCCACACGTCTTTCTTCCACAATCCAAACCACCTCCATCTAAAGCCTCAGAACTGCACCGTTGCTTTGAACTCCCCCAACTCCAGTACTTCTAGCGCAGCCATCAAAACTACCGACCACAATAACCTGTTTATACAGTCCTTATGCAAACAGGGCAACCTCAAACAGGCCATTAAGGTCTTGGCTCGTGAACCCTACCCCACCCAGCACACCTACGAGCTTCTAATCCTTGCTTGCATCCACTTGAACTCTATCTCCGATGGCCAATTCGTTCATCACCACCTCCTTGATAATGGGTTTGACGAAGATCCGTTCTTGGCGACAAAACTTATCAATATGTATTCGGAACTGGACGCCATCGATGACGCACGCGAGGTGTTTGATCAAATTCCCCATCGAACTATATATGTTTGGAATGCCCTCTTTCGAGCGCTTTCGCTGGCAAGCAAGGGTGAAGAGTGCTTAGAGTCTTATCGTCGAATGAATAAGATTGGAATTCCATCTGATAGGTTCACGTATACATATGTGCTCAAGGCTTGTGTTGTATCCGGTTGTTCGGTTTCTCTTTTGAAGAAGGGTAAGGAGATTCATGGGCATATATTGCGACATGGTTATGAGGCAAATGTGCATGTTATGACTACTTTGTTGGATATGTACGCAAGGTTTGGCTGTGTGTCTTATGCAAATCATCTGTTCAGAGAAATGTCAGGGAGGAGAAACGTGGTTTCTTGGAGTGCTATGATAGCGTGCTATACTAAGAATGGGATGCCTTTTGAAGCATTGGGAGTGTTTAGGGAAATGATGACTAAAACCAACGATTCAATTCCTAATTCGGTGACAATGGTTAGCGTTCTTCAAGCTTGCGCCGCGCTTGCTGCTTTGGAACAAGGGAGGCTAATTCATGCATATATTCTTAGGAGGGGGCTTGATTCAATTCTTCCACTCATAAGTGCCCTTGTGATAATGTATGCAAGATGTGGTAAGCTTGAGCAGGGGCAATGGGTTTTTGATAAGATGGATAGGAGAGATGTTGTTTCGTGGAATTCCTTGATTTCAAGTTATGGAATTCATGGGTTTGGAAAAGAAGCTATtcaagtttttgaagaaatgatcCACCATGGAGTCTCGCCAAGTCCAATTACATTTGTTAGTGTTTTGGGTGCTTGTAGCCATGCAGGGCTTGTTGAGGAGGGGAAGATGCTGTTTGACTCGATGAGTAAAGAACATGGGATATATCCAAGCGTGGAGCACTATGCTTGTATGGTAGATCTCCTTGGACGTGCCAACCGGTTGGATGAAGCAGCAAAGCTTATACAAGATATGCGGATAGAGCCAGGAATTAAGGTTTGGGCTTCTCTGCTTGGATCATGTAGGATACATTGCAATGTTGAGCTTGCAGAGATGGCAAGCAATAGGCTATTCAAACTTGAGCCCGCAAATGCTGGGAATTATGTCCTCCTTGCCGATGTCTATGCAGAAGCAGGTATGTGGGACGAGGTGAAAAGAGTGAAGAAGCTCTTAGAAGCTCGAGGGCTTCAAAAGGTCCCTGGTCAGAGTTGGATTGAAGTTAGAAGGAAAATCTATTCATTTTTAACTGTTGATGAGTCTTCTCCACAGAAGGAGCAGCTCCATGCTTTGGTGGTAAAACTATCAAAAGAAATGAAGGAGAAAGGTTATGTTCCGCAGACAAAAGTTGTGCTTTACGACCTTGATGCAGAAGAGAAGGAGCGGATTGTATTGGGTCATAGTGAAAAACTAGCTGTTGCGTTTGGACTCATCAATACCAGTCATGGGGAACCAATTCGGATTACCAAGAACCTGAGGTTATGTGAAGACTGCCATTCATTTACCAAGTTTGTCTCCAAGTTCACGAGCAAAGAGATTCTGGTTCGAGATGCGAACCGCTTTCATCATTTCACTAATGGAGTTTGTTCATGTGGGGATTACTGGTAA